The proteins below come from a single Papaver somniferum cultivar HN1 chromosome 11, ASM357369v1, whole genome shotgun sequence genomic window:
- the LOC113323551 gene encoding transcription factor MYB59-like isoform X1: MKMVQTEDHIRKGPWTEQEDLQLVCFVGLFGDRRWDFIAKVSGLNRTGKSCRLRWVNYLHPGLKRGRMTPQEERLVLELHSRWGNRWSRIARKIPGRTDNEIKNYWRTHMRKKAQEMRKRGTAMTSIASSSTITTMTESPTKSENVPGIRNRFPGNEGSCNTTDIDVNGERDISEEEDYSMDRIWDEIASPEDEVNSGQFFDERSNSTNNNKEVGCSFPCPPMASPLWELGSESLWKIDDEDEMKMLVHMGGTGDHFNSTMNTVDNHKLCFH, translated from the exons ATGAAGATGGTGCAGACAGAAGATCATATACGAAAAGGTCCATGGACTGAACAGGAGGATCTGCAATTGGTGTGTTTTGTAGGTTTATTTGGTGATCGCCGTTGGGATTTCATAGCAAAAGTATCAG GTTTGAACAGAACAGGAAAGAGTTGCAGGTTACGTTGGGTTAATTACTTGCACCCTGGCCTCAAACGAGGAAGGATGACTCCCCAAGAAGAACGTCTTGTACTGGAACTTCACTCTCGTTGGGGAAATAG GTGGTCTAGAATTGCAAGAAAAATACCAGGCCGAACAGATAACGAGATAAAGAATTACTGGCGAACACATATGAGGAAAAAGGCTCAAGAGATGAGAAAACGAGGTACAGCAATGACATCAATTGCATCATCATCAACTATTACTACTATGACAGAATCACCAACAAAATCCGAAAATGTTCCAGGAATACGCAACAGGTTCCCTGGTAACGAAGGAAGTTGTAATACTACCGATATAGATGTTAatggagaaagagatataagtgAAGAGGAAGATTACTCGATGGATCGAATATGGGACGAAATTGCTTCCCCAGAAGACGAAGTAAACAGTGGACAATTTTTTGATGAAAGATCTAACAGTACTAATAACAATAAGGAAGTAGGTTGCAGCTTTCCATGTCCTCCGATGGCTTCTCCACTATGGGAGTTAGGTTCTGAATCATTGTGGAAAATAGATGATGAAGACGAGATGAAAATGTTGGTTCATATGGGTGGGACTGGTGACCATTTCAATTCAACTATGAACACTGTGGACAATCATAAGTTATGTTTCCATTAG
- the LOC113323551 gene encoding transcription factor MYB59-like isoform X2 — protein sequence MKMVQTEDHIRKGPWTEQEDLQLVCFVGLFGDRRWDFIAKVSGLNRTGKSCRLRWVNYLHPGLKRGRMTPQEERLVLELHSRWGNRWSRIARKIPGRTDNEIKNYWRTHMRKKAQEMRKRGIRNRFPGNEGSCNTTDIDVNGERDISEEEDYSMDRIWDEIASPEDEVNSGQFFDERSNSTNNNKEVGCSFPCPPMASPLWELGSESLWKIDDEDEMKMLVHMGGTGDHFNSTMNTVDNHKLCFH from the exons ATGAAGATGGTGCAGACAGAAGATCATATACGAAAAGGTCCATGGACTGAACAGGAGGATCTGCAATTGGTGTGTTTTGTAGGTTTATTTGGTGATCGCCGTTGGGATTTCATAGCAAAAGTATCAG GTTTGAACAGAACAGGAAAGAGTTGCAGGTTACGTTGGGTTAATTACTTGCACCCTGGCCTCAAACGAGGAAGGATGACTCCCCAAGAAGAACGTCTTGTACTGGAACTTCACTCTCGTTGGGGAAATAG GTGGTCTAGAATTGCAAGAAAAATACCAGGCCGAACAGATAACGAGATAAAGAATTACTGGCGAACACATATGAGGAAAAAGGCTCAAGAGATGAGAAAACGAG GAATACGCAACAGGTTCCCTGGTAACGAAGGAAGTTGTAATACTACCGATATAGATGTTAatggagaaagagatataagtgAAGAGGAAGATTACTCGATGGATCGAATATGGGACGAAATTGCTTCCCCAGAAGACGAAGTAAACAGTGGACAATTTTTTGATGAAAGATCTAACAGTACTAATAACAATAAGGAAGTAGGTTGCAGCTTTCCATGTCCTCCGATGGCTTCTCCACTATGGGAGTTAGGTTCTGAATCATTGTGGAAAATAGATGATGAAGACGAGATGAAAATGTTGGTTCATATGGGTGGGACTGGTGACCATTTCAATTCAACTATGAACACTGTGGACAATCATAAGTTATGTTTCCATTAG
- the LOC113323551 gene encoding transcription factor MYB59-like isoform X3 — MTPQEERLVLELHSRWGNRWSRIARKIPGRTDNEIKNYWRTHMRKKAQEMRKRGTAMTSIASSSTITTMTESPTKSENVPGIRNRFPGNEGSCNTTDIDVNGERDISEEEDYSMDRIWDEIASPEDEVNSGQFFDERSNSTNNNKEVGCSFPCPPMASPLWELGSESLWKIDDEDEMKMLVHMGGTGDHFNSTMNTVDNHKLCFH, encoded by the exons ATGACTCCCCAAGAAGAACGTCTTGTACTGGAACTTCACTCTCGTTGGGGAAATAG GTGGTCTAGAATTGCAAGAAAAATACCAGGCCGAACAGATAACGAGATAAAGAATTACTGGCGAACACATATGAGGAAAAAGGCTCAAGAGATGAGAAAACGAGGTACAGCAATGACATCAATTGCATCATCATCAACTATTACTACTATGACAGAATCACCAACAAAATCCGAAAATGTTCCAGGAATACGCAACAGGTTCCCTGGTAACGAAGGAAGTTGTAATACTACCGATATAGATGTTAatggagaaagagatataagtgAAGAGGAAGATTACTCGATGGATCGAATATGGGACGAAATTGCTTCCCCAGAAGACGAAGTAAACAGTGGACAATTTTTTGATGAAAGATCTAACAGTACTAATAACAATAAGGAAGTAGGTTGCAGCTTTCCATGTCCTCCGATGGCTTCTCCACTATGGGAGTTAGGTTCTGAATCATTGTGGAAAATAGATGATGAAGACGAGATGAAAATGTTGGTTCATATGGGTGGGACTGGTGACCATTTCAATTCAACTATGAACACTGTGGACAATCATAAGTTATGTTTCCATTAG
- the LOC113324784 gene encoding uncharacterized protein LOC113324784 translates to MASTSSTKELQAFIGRISYLRRFVPGLAQLMTAFLTLLKKGAVLAQDIGGDELSPIYYVSRVLRDAELRYPRVEQTCLAFTYATQKLRPYLLTHETIVVAANPIAYIASKPFLRGRTARWLLQLSEFELKYQRPNAVRGQAIADLMAMFPGEGDDEVHEYIPGEVATADVDKPWKTFFDGSSYGTVGGVAVVFEASQGELLSYSFKLDFPCSNNFAKYEALILGLRMAKELNLGSVEVKGDSILVTNQVNGDFHVKELHLAPYRAEAQRLMNQTGSILDHTGRGGNKHADSLKTLESKVQLNGEEEGTVTIKRKEFPRTWKEDLTFEEADDWRGVSIEDLTRMDERQVIPTQDLKHFVVIQGSLYYRAAGGSPTRCVNKREAEKLLQKLHAETCGQTGAVHFYRKLQRKGMYWPSV, encoded by the exons ATGGCATCAACATCCAGCACCAAAGAGCTGCAAGCTTTCATAGGGCGGATATCATATTTACGACGTTTCGTTCCTGGTTTGGCGCAGCTAATGACTGCGTTCCTTACCCTCCTAAAGAAAG GCGCGGTCCTTGCTCAAGACATAGGAGGAGACGAGCTGTCCCCTATCTATTATGTTAGCCGAGTTCTGCGAGATGCGGAATTAAGGTACCCACGAGTAGAACAGACATGTCTAGCTTTCACGTATGCGACGCAGAAGTTGAGGCCCTATCTCTTGACACACGAGACTATCGTGGTGGCGGCGAACCCCATAGCCTACATAGCCTCGAAACCTTTCTTAAGAGGAAGGACCGCCCGATGGCTGCTACAACTATCAGAATTTGAGCTCAAATACCAACGCCCGAACGCAGTGAGAGGACAAGCAATAGCCGATCTCATGGCAATGTTCCCGGGAGAAGGCGACGACGAGGTACACGAATACATACCTGGAGAAGTGGCAACCGCAGATGTTGATAAGCCTTGGAAAACGTTCTTTGACGGGTCATCATATGGTACTGTTGGAGGAGTTGCGGTGGTATTCGAAGCGTCACAAGGAGAACTGCTCTCCTATTCGTTTAAATTGGACTTCCCGTGCAGTAACAATTTCGCGAAATATGAAGCCTTGATTTTGGGACTCCGAATGGCAAAGGAGCTCAATCTGGGAAGCGTGGAAGTCAAAGGTGATTCAATACTCGTGACAAACCAAGTGAATGGTGACTTTCATGTCAAAGAGCTTCATTTAGCGCCTTATCGGGCAGAGGCCCAAAGACTGATGAACCAAACGGGGTCGATCCTGGATCACACAGGCAGGGGTGGAAACAAGCACGCAGACTCTCTGAAAACCCTGGAAAGCAAAGTGCAATTGAATGGCGAGGAAGAGGGTACCGTCACAATAAAGAGAAAGGAGTTTCCTAGAACTTGGAAAGAAGACTTGACCTTCGAGGAAGCAGACGACTGGAGAGGAGTGTCTATTGAAGACTTGACTCGTATGGACGAAAGACAAGTGATACCCACCCAAGATCTGAAGCATTTCGTTGTGATCCAAGGATCCTTGTATTACAGGGCGGCCGGAGGATCTCCCACGAGGTGTGTAAATAAAAGAGAAGCCGAGAAGTTGCTCCAGAAATTGCACGCGGAAACATGTGGACAAACTGGTGCCGTTCACTTTTACAGGAAACTTCAGAGGAAGGGAATGTACTGGCCAAGTGTGTAA